One segment of Sulfurirhabdus autotrophica DNA contains the following:
- a CDS encoding helix-turn-helix transcriptional regulator, which translates to MNQLPETGFLRLSQIIGNPKAEPPIPAVIPVCKSAWWAGVKSGRFPKSVKLGPCTTAWRVEDIRALIASA; encoded by the coding sequence ATGAACCAACTACCTGAAACAGGCTTTCTTCGCCTTTCCCAAATCATCGGCAATCCCAAAGCTGAACCACCGATCCCCGCTGTTATTCCTGTTTGCAAATCTGCATGGTGGGCTGGGGTCAAATCCGGGCGCTTCCCAAAATCAGTAAAACTCGGGCCGTGTACAACCGCTTGGCGGGTAGAAGATATTCGCGCTCTGATTGCTTCGGCATAG